TCAGTAATTGATCGAGTCGGACTTACTGACACTTCTCGTGATGTCACCGTTCTCCATCGTGTACAGTGTCTCCCGGCGCTGGCGCACTGTCTATTCACTGGCGTCAACAGTTAGTTGTTCAGTTGGTTCAGTCTCTATTGCTTCTTGACACACGATAATGTCGTGAGAGGGGAGCCGTGGGTCGTATCGACGGAGAGCAGTTCGATACTGTTTGGTCGTCCACGCTGCTGCGCGCGCAGTCGGTCGGCTTTCGAATCGAAGCCCTGTGGTCGGAACGGGCTGCGATCCAGTACGTCCACAGATGAGATAGAACGCTCCATCTTCGTTCGAAAGTGCCTCAATCTGTTCGCGGAGGTCAACAAGCGTCGTTTCAATCATTCGTGCCGCTCTGAACCCGCTGTTGGCAGGATATTTTCAGTTCGTTCCATTGTTAGATGTCTCCGTTGATAACCTCCGCAACCCGCTGTCGATCGAACATCCGCTCGGATTCGGGAATCTCGGGATACGGTCCCTTGACGTACGTTGGCCACTCACCGAACTGCTCCGGATAGAGTTGTTTTGTGCTCATCTCCAACTGGAAGAGGTTCAGGATCGGTCCCTGATATCGCGCCCTCAATGGATGGACACGGTCGTTCTGAACCGCGGTGATCTCGGATGCAACCGGAGCTGCTCCGAGCGTCTCACGAATATCCTGCATGTTCGAATTGGGGTGGATACCACCGAGGAACAGTATCACGTCCGGATCAGCTTCGAGCGGGGCTTCGAAGTCGACTACAGCCCCAGCTCTATCGTGCAATCGAACGCGTCCTGTGGACCAAGCGGACGCGTGTGTGCCGTCAGGACCCCCGGTATATTCAGCATGTACGCATCGACATCTCGTTCGAGATCAGCCGCAGTGATCATCACCACTGTCGGCCGTTCCCTGTCTGGCGGGAGGTAACTCTCGATCGAGTCGAGAATTCCTGCACGAATCTCTGCAAGTGCTTCGTATCGTGCTTCTTCTCGGAAGACTGCCGCGACCTTTTCGAACATTTCCCACAGTCCATAGTACTGATAGTCATCCACCCCTGCGGGTGGCTCTGCGTGCCGCTCGCTGTAGTTGTTCCCGAATCACAGGCCAACGTTTTCGCTGATCTCCTCGATATCGTCCATCCAGTTTTCGAGCGAGAACACGCTCGCTGGATCAGTGAGATGGACATCACTGTCTAACTCGTAGAGTTTCTCTTTGCTCGTCTCCCACGAGGGGTAGAGCCCTGTCCAGTCGAGCGAGACACCCTCAAGACGGGGCGTGAACTGATTCCAGAGCGCGTGATAGTAGTCGGGGGCGTGCATTGCGGTCACGTCGTTCCCACGACCCAGTGCGAAGGCCATCCCGGCCAAATGAGTCAGTCGGGTGAATATGCGCTCGGGAACAGCGTCAAACGTAACCGGACCCATCGGTGCCATCGTTACCGAATAGGAGTCGTCTGCTGCGGCTGTCTTCTCATTCGGGGCTGTATCGGTTGTTTGAGTGTCTGTAGTAGTCGATTCAGGTGCGGAGCTTGATTCATTACCACCAAGACAGCCCGCCAGAAGTCCACTTCCGACAACGACGCCACTGTACTTCAGGTAATCGCGCCGTGTTGATGTCTCGTATGCAACGCTGAGATGGAATAATTGGAACCGAGGTACCGACACAAGAGGGCTGTACCGAGTACAGCGGCGTCACCGACCGATTCAGGTACAGGATGGACAATACCTGCTGTGAGGTGATCTTTCCGTGATTTTACACATCCGTCTCCCAGACTCATCCCTCGTTCTTATGACAGACGAAGGCCCTCTGTGGGTGCTTTTTCTGCATCGATATCAAGCAGCGTCTCACTGGTCCAACGAACAACGATACAGCAGAAGACCAGTGAGTACTAACCGAGCACGGTCGGCGTTCACTCGCCAGCGTAGGTGGTAAAAATCTCCTCAACAGAAGCCTCTCGGAGTGAAAACGTCTCGATTGTTGTGCCAGCCTCCTCGATGGCCCGCAGAATCCTCCGTCGGTTATCCATTCGGAGGGTACTGACAACGAGTGTCTCGTTGTCTCTCTCGACATCAACGACACCATCGACGGACTCGACGGCTGTGGTCGCGTCGTCCGGAACGCCAGTCGTCTCGATGATGAGTTCGTCAGGAATGCCAGCCTCCGTCCGAAGGTCCGAGACCGCTCCTTCGGCAACTAACTGTCCTCCGTTGAGGATCCCAACTCGGTCACAGACAAGCGCGACCTGTCCGAGAACGTGACTGGAGAAGAAAACGGTCGTCCCCTGTTCATTCACGTTGTACACGATTTCTCTGACTTTCTTCGCGCCGTTCGGATCGAGACCAGTAAAGGGTTCGTCGAGAATCAATAGCTCGGGATCGCCGACCAGCGCCATCGCCAACGCAAGCCGCTGTTGCATCCCATGCGAGTACTTTTCCGTCCGCTGATC
The nucleotide sequence above comes from Halocatena marina. Encoded proteins:
- a CDS encoding ABC transporter ATP-binding protein, with translation MPAIKTTALTKVYGDVTAVDSLDLTVRAGEIFGFLGPNGAGKSTTIALLMDYIKPSHGEVKVLGSDPQADVRALHNRIGILPDRFSLYDRLTGEAHLDYAIDAKGAADDPKTLLSQVGLTEAGDQRTEKYSHGMQQRLALAMALVGDPELLILDEPFTGLDPNGAKKVREIVYNVNEQGTTVFFSSHVLGQVALVCDRVGILNGGQLVAEGAVSDLRTEAGIPDELIIETTGVPDDATTAVESVDGVVDVERDNETLVVSTLRMDNRRRILRAIEEAGTTIETFSLREASVEEIFTTYAGE